The genome window TGAAGCGGAGTTGGGAGTGTACTGGCCAATTCTGTCAGGAGTTCAGGACATCGGCGATGTTATCGAGGTTGGCACTCATCCATGAGACGTAGTCCTCGCCGTCCGGCAGCGTCTCGGTGAAGTTCACCACCGGCACCGATGCGGCATCCGCTGCACTCCGGACGGCCTGGGTCTGTGGGCCCTCCGTCTGCTCGTTGTAGGCAAGGAGTGCGACCGAGCCGCCCTGCACCAGTTCCTTCATTTCCTTCAGCGCAGCCACGGGCACGTCCGCGCCCTCCTCGATCGCTTCCGTATAATCCGCCGGCGTCCGGTTCTCAAGGCCTGCCGCCTCCAGCAGGTAGGCGGGCACCGGCTCGGTTGCCGCAACAGCCTGCCCGTCCGCAACAGCTGTCAGGGATTCCGCCCGCTCCAGCAGTTCATCAAGTTCCCCGGCGAAGGAGGCCGCGTTGCTCTCGTAGGTTTCGGCGTTCTCCGGGTCCAGCGCCGCAAGCTTTTCGCCGACTACGCCCGCCAGGTCGGCCATGGCGTCGAGCTTGTACCAGACATGTTCGTTGAAGGCGCCGTGGTCGTGGCCCTCGTGGCCGTGTGCTTCGTCGTGGGACTCCTCCGCATTGGCGTCCTCCCCGTGGGACTCCTCAGCATGGGCGTCCTCCCCGTGGGACTCCTCCTCCGGAATGACTCCCGCGACGTCCACCGCACTCACGATGAATTCGTGGTCCAGGTCCACCTCGTCGGCGAGGGAATGGAGGAAGGGATCGTAGCCGCCCCCGTTCTCCACGATAAGGTCCGCCTTGGACACGGCGAGCTTGTCCTGAACAGTGGCCTCATAGGAATGGGGGTCCTGGCTCAGGCTGTTGACGATCGACGTTACTTCCACGTGCTCACCGCCGACCGCAGTGACAATGTCGCCGTAGACGTTCGTGGAGGTGACCACCTGGATTCCTTCAGCGCCGCTGTCAGCGGAGCCCTGGGCCTGCTGGCCGCAGCCGGCCAGCGCGAGGGGGAAGATGGCAGCGGCAGCCAGTGCCGTCGTCGTGCGCGCGGATTTGATGCGCATGAGTGTCCTTGGAAGTGCTCGGGTGGTGGGAGGTGGTCCGCCACGATGGCGTCGTTAAACTCTAACCTAAACGCGAATCATTCGCATCGAAGGAGATCGCAACCGCGGAACTGCCTGCTGTCACAATGGTGGAATGCTTCGGCTTCTGCAGGAAGAGCCCCATGACTGACTCACTGTGGGTCTTTCTGGTTGCTGCCGTGGCGTATGCAACCAACGCGGCATTCGGCTCCTCCGTGGGTCTGGGCTGGATCAGCTCCCAACGCTTCCGCTGGGTCCATCACGGCCTGTACGTGCTCACTGTCCTTACCACCCTCGCCGCCGTCAGTTCCCTCCTATGGAGCAGCAGCACTGCCGGTTGGTACCTGCTTCCCGCCGTCGTGCCGCTCGCGCTGCTTCCCTACGTCGGTTCCGCACGCCGCCATCGGGGCCGCCATGTCGGCGTCGCGCTCGCTCCCCTGCCCTTCTATGTGGTGAGCTTGACTGTCAGCTTCTCGACCGGCGCCGGCAACTGATCAGGCGCACTCCCCGATCCGAAGGGCGCACGTGGAGTTCCTCGATGTGGTGTTCAACCGCAAAACCACCAATGGTCCGTTCCTGCCCGACCCGGTGAGCCAGGAGCATCAGCGGCTCCTGATGCGGGCGGCCGGCGCAGCTCCCTCCCAGCTGAACAGCCAACCCTGGCGTTTCGTCATCGTCGAGGACACCGCAACCATCGGACAGATTGCGGCAATCAGCGGTGAGAGCATGACGCGAGTGATGGCGGAGGGCACCTTCTTCGAACGCTACAAACGCTACTTCCGGTTCAGTGAAGCAGAGATGGACGAACGCCGTGACGGGATGCTCTTCGATCAGCTGCCCGCGCTGCTTCGGCCCTTCACTAAAAGAGTCTTCACCCCGTCGGGCCAAACGCTGATGAACAAGCTTCGGGTTCCCCAGACACTGGGCGAGGAGAACCGAAAGCTCGTGGCAGGCTCCCCCATGCTCCTCGGCGTTCTGCTCGACAGGGCGGAGTACCGGCCGGGTGAACTGTCCGGCTTCTACTCTGTCTTCAGCATGGGCGCGGCTATGGAGAACCTGTGGCTGACCACGGTTGAACTAGGCATGGGGATCCAGTTCGTTTCGTTCCCCATGGAGGTTCCGGCCAACTGGATGAGGGTCCAGTCCATCCTGGGTGTACCCGAAGACCTCGAGCTCATGGCGGTATACCGGCTTGGCTACGTTCCGCAGAAACAGCGCCGCCCGGCGATCGACTGGTCCAGCCGCGAGCGTAAGCGACCCTCGCAATACGTGTTCCGGGACACGTGTGCCACTCCCCAGCAGGGCTGGGACTGAGTACAGACAGCGGCAGGGCCGCCCCTGACGGGACGGCCCTGCGCTTCCTGCTGATTCAAGCCTAGTGGCCGCCGGCGGGGCGGAGGCCGCTACCTTCGTGCAGGGATTCACCGGTCCGGCGGAGCCCCTGGCTCTGGGTCGCGTCGCGGATTTCCCCGACCAGCTGCTCGATGACGTCCTCGAGGAAGAGAACACCCTGCGTCTTTCCGTCCGGCGTCAGGACACGTGCCAGGTGTGACCCGGTGCGCTGCATGACAGCAAGGGCATCCTCAATCTCATCGTCCATGCCGAGATTGGCCAGCGTACGCACCTTGTTCTCGGTGATCGGACGTTGGTAAGCCACATCCGGAATCGTCATGACGTCTTTCATATGCATGTATCCGGTTAGGTTATGGCCCTCATCAGCAAGCACGAAGCGGGAGAATCCGGTGCGGCCGACGGCCTTCTCGAATTCCTCAGGCGTGGTGTCCGTGCTGAGGGTGACCAGTTCGTCCAGCGGGACCATGACCGTAGCTGCGGTCTGGCCCGAGAACTCGAGCGCACTGCTGATGATCCCTGCATCGTCGTCAACCAGGCCGTGCCGCGTGGACTCCTGGACGATCGACTGGACCTCCTCCAGGGTGAAGGAAGAAGTCACCTCATCCTTGGGCTGGACCCGCATGACGCGCAGGATGTGGTTCGCCGTCCAGTTCAGGGTCGAGATCACCGGGTGCACCACCTTCGCGACCATGACCAGCGGGGGCGCAAGGAAAAGCGCCGCCTTGTCCGCGACGGACACGGAAATGTTCTTCGGGACCATTTCCCCGAAGGTCACGTGCAGGAAGGTCACAAGGGCCAGCGCGATACCGAAGGCAACGCCGTCCGCCAAGGTTTCAGGCAGGCCGATGGCCTCCAGCGGAACCACCATCAGGTGGTGGATGGCCGGCTCCGCAACCTGGAGGATGAGGAGCGAACACACTGTGATACCCAGCTGTGCGCAGGCGAGCATGAGTGATACGTGCTCCATTGCCCACAGCGTGGTCCGCGCCCGCTTTGAGCCCTCCTCAGCCAGGGGTTCGATCTGGCTGCGCCGGGCGCTCATCACGGCGAACTCAGCACCCACGAAGAAGGCGTTGCCGATGAGAAGCACGACCAGCCAGAGAATTCCCATCCAGTCGCTCATCGCGCACCTCCGGCTGCAGGGGCCCCTGCATCGGACGCGTCAGCGCCCTCCGGTTCCACCGGCACAAAGCGCACACGGTCAATCCGGCGCCCGTCCATACGTTCAACCTCAAGGAACCCGCCGGTCACGTCCACCCGGTCACCGACCTGGGCGATACGGCCAAGAACCGACATGATGAATCCACCGACAGTTTCGTAACCCGCATCGTCCGGGACGCTCAGGTGGGGAACCTGGTCGCTGACCTCATCGGGGCGCATGATGCCCGGGAAGAACCAGTTACCTGCGGCGCTCTGGAGAACGCCCGGCTTGAGCTTGTCGTGTTCGTCGGCGACCTCGCCCACAATCTCCTCCACCAGGTCCTCGAGGGTCACCACGCCCGCCGTTCCGCCGTACTCATCAAGCACGACGGCGAGCTGAAGGTTCGCTTCCCGCAGCTCGCTCAGCAGGGAATCAAGGTGGACCGTCTCCGGTACCCGCAGGACATCCGTCATGATGGTGCCGGCAGCGAGCTCGCTGCGCCTGGAACGCGGCACCGCTACGGCCTTCTTCACGTGCACCACGCCCCGGATGTCATCGGGCGAATCGCCGATCAGCGGGAAGCGTGAGAATCCGGTCCTTCGGGCCAGTTCGACGACGTCGGCAACCGTCTGGTCGGATTCGACCACTTCCATGCGAATGCGCGGGGTCATAACGTCGGCCGCGGTGCGCTCCGAGAAGCTGAAGGTTCGTGCAAGGAAGGTGGCGGTTCCCTGATCCAGGGTGCCGAGCTCGGCCGAACGCCGAACCAGCGAAGCCAGTTCGGACGGGGTCCGGGCGCCTGAGATTTCCTCCTTGGCCTCAAGGCCGAAGAGGTGGAGCACCCGGTTGGAGAAGCCGTTGAGGACCACGATCGCAGGCTTGAAGATGCCGGTGAAGATGAGCTGCGGGCGTGCCAGCGCCTTCCCCACCTTGAACGGCAGCGCGATCGCCATGTTCTTGGGAACAAGCTCGCCGATCAGCATCGACAGCAGGGTGGCCAGGATCATCGCCACGGTCAGTGAGACTGATCCGGTCAGTGCTTCGGGAACACCGACGGACGCCAGCGGAGCCTCGAGCAGCCGGCCAACGGACGGCTCCATGACGTAACCGGTGAGCAGGGTGGTCAGGGTGATGCCCAGCTGGCAGCTTGAGAGCTGGGTGGAGAGCGACTTCAGGCAGCGCAGCAGCGGCTCGGCGTGTTTGTCACCCTGGTCCACCGCGCGCTGGACGTAGGTCTGATCGAGCGCAACGAGCGCGAATTCGACGGCGACGAAGAATCCGGTTCCGAGTATGAGCAGCAACCCGGCAAGGAGATAGAACCACTCCACTAACGGATCACCGCCTCAACGGTGACGCGCGCACCGGAATCAACCGGTGCGGTGCGTTTCGGAGGTTCCGCGGATTGGGAAGGCTCTCCGGGTTGGGAAGGCTCCGATGCGGATCCGGCGTGCTCGCTATTCGCTGCCGGAACGGCGTGCACTACGGTGCCTGCACTGCAGGCTTCCGTTCCACCGGGCGCGGAGAAGGAGGAATGATGGGCATGTGTACGGGGTCTGCCGGCACTGGATGGCTGCGCTGCACATCGGATTGATGCTGCCTCTCGCTGCGTGCGCGCCATGGGCCGGCCCCTAGAGGAACTGTCCATAAGGGTTCCAGTTTACAGCACCGGCCTGCGCGCGCCACGGCGGTTCCGACGCCGCGGCGGCCTTCGCCGTCGTCGTCCTACCAGCTCTGCTGGAGCGGACGGCCCTCTTCGTATCCTGCCGCGGACTGCACGCCCACGATGGCCCTTTCCCTGAACTCGGCAAGCGACCGCGCCCCGGCGTAGGTCATCGAACTGCGGACGCCGGCGGTGATCATGTCCAGCAGGTCTTCCACGCCTGGGCGGGAGGGATCGAGGTACATGGTCGAGGTGGAAATGCCCTCCTCGAACAAGCCCTTGCGGGCACGGGCGAACACGTCGTCGCGGCGGGTACGGTTCTGGACCGCGCGGGCCGAGGCCATGCCGAAGCTTTCCTTGTACTGGCGGCCCTGGCTGTCTGTCTGCAGGTCCCCCGGGCTTTCATAGGTGCCCGCGAACCAGGAGCCGATCATCACCTGGCTGGCGCCGGCCGCAAGCGCGAGGGCGACATCGCGGGGGTACCGCACGCCGCCGTCGGCCCACACATGCGCACCCATCTCGGCTGCGGCCTGGGAGCATTCGTACACCGCCGAGAACTGGGGACGGCCCACCGCCGTCATCATGCGCGTAGTGCACATGGCGCCGGGACCCACGCCGACCTTGATGATGGACGCACCGGCCTCCACAAGGTCCCGCACGCCGTCGGCGCTCACGACGTTCCCGGCAACGATGGGAACAGAGGGATCAAGCGCCGCTACCGCCTTCAGAGCATCGAGCATCTTGCGCTGGTGCCCGTGGGCCGTGTCGACCACGAGCACGTCCACGCCGGCCTCCAGCAGCTCGGCGGCCTTTGCGGCCACGTCGCCATTGATTCCGACGGCGGCCGCCACCCTCAACCTGCCCTCGCTGTCGGTCGCAGGCTGGTAGATGGTGGAGCGCAGCGCACCCTTGCGGGTAATCACTCCCGCGAGTTCACCGCCGCGGGATACGGCAGCCAGTGAGGTACCGGCAGCGTCGAGTTCCTCGAACGCCTGCTGCAGTGCGGAGTCCCGGTCTGCCGAGAACAGTTCCGCGTCCAGAGTGAGCGGGCGTGTACGCATGACCGACTCCAGCGACGCAAACCGGTCCACGCCCTCACAGTCCGCGGCGCGTACCACGCCGATGCAGGCGTTGTTCTCGTCTACGACCATCACGGCCCCGTGAGCACGCTTGTTGATCAGGTGCAGGGCGTCGATGACCGTGTTGTCCGGCTGGAGCTTCAGCGGAGTCTCGAAGATCAGGTGCCTCTGCTTCACCCACTGGGTCACCTCGCTGATCACGTGGGTGGGAATGTCCTGGGGAAGCACCGCGAGCCCGCCCCGCCGTGCCACGGTTTCAACCATCCGCCTGCCTGTCACTGCAGTCATGTTCGCAACGACCAGCGGGATGGTGGTGCCGGTGCCGTCATCCGTGGCCAGGTCGACGTCGAACCGTGAAATCACCTCCGACGAGGACGGAACCAGGAAGACGTCCGAATAGGTGAGGTCGGTGGTGGGCGTGTTGATGAAACGCACGTGATGCTCCTGCAATCGACTACAGGAAAGAGTCTATGCCCCATGCCCGCGCGCCCTTGATTCCGCTGAGTGTTCACCTTCCGAACAGGTTGCCGTGGTGCGCTGCATCACCGCCGTAGTGATTGGAATGTTGCCTGAAACTGTCACTAGACTGAAGGGCAGGTCAACAAGGTCAGGCGAGCGCCAGAAGTAGACCAATTTTGGGCCAGGGCAACTCATGGAAGAGGGCGTATAACAAGTGCCACAACAACCCAACCACCGTCTACCCGAAGAGTTCGGCGGAAACGAATGGCTTGTGGATGAGCTGTATGAGCAGTTCCGGCAAGACAGGAATTCAGTAGACAAGAGGTGGTGGAGTCTTTTCGAATCCTTCGACGCCGACAGCGCAGGCGCGGAGAACGGACGGCACGCGGCGCAGCAAACCGCCCCCTCCACCAACCCGAATCCCCCCACCCGCGAACTGCCGGTGGTCGGGACGGAGAAGAACGAACCCAAGGCCTCGGGCGAATCACCGGCCGCCACACAGGCATCCGGCACTCCCCCGGTGGCCAAGGAAGCTCCGGCGGCGAAGCCCGCTTCGGCTCAGCCGGCTGAAGCCAAGCCCGCGGCAGCAAAGCCTGCAGCAAAAGCCGAGAGCAAGCCGGAGAAGGCACCCATCCCCGCCCAGCTTCCGAAGTCGGATCTGAGCCCGGAGATGGAGGAGGACACGGTCACCGTCCTGCGCGGGCCCGCAAAGGCCATCGCCACAAACATGGACATGAGCCTGACCGTCCCCACCGCCACCAGCGTGCGCGCGGTTCCCGCCAAGCTGCTCATCGACAACCGTGTTGTCATCAACAACCACCTTGAGCGTGCCCGCGGTGGGAAGGTGTCCTTCACGCACATTATCGGTTACGCGATCATCCGTGCCCTTGCGCAGTTCCCGTCGCAGAACGTCTACTACGACGTCATTGACGGGAAGCCTGCCGCCGTCCAGCCGGCTCACGTGAACTTCGGCCTGGCAATCGATATGCCCAAGCCGGACGGCAGCCGCCTCCTGGTTGTGCCGAACATCAAGAAGGCCGAGACAATGAACTTCTCGGAGTTCTGGCATGCCTACGAGGATCTGGTGAAGCGGGCACGGGCAGGCAAGCTCGGAGCGGACGACTACGCCGGCACCACCGTTTCGCTGACAAACCCCGGCGGCATCGGCACTGTCCATTCCGTTCCCCGGCTCTCCAAGGGCCAGGCGTGCATCATCGGCGCAGGTGCGCTTGAGTACCCCGCCGAATTCCAGGGTGCCAGCGAGAAGACCCTCGCGCAGCACGCGATCAGCAAGACGATCACGCTTACCTCGACCTACGACCACCGTGTCATTCAGGGCGCAGGCAGCGGCGAGTTCCTGCGGATCATCCACAAGCTCCTGCTCGGCGAGCAGAACTTTTATGACGAGATCTTCGAATCCCTGCGAATCCCGTATGAGCCGGTGCGGTGGAGTGCTGACATCCAGGTTGATCCCATGGATGAGATCAACAAGGTTGCGCGCATCCAGCAGCTCATTCATGCCTACCGGGTACGCGGCCACCTCATGGCAGACACCAACCCGCTCGAGTACGTCCAGCGCAAGCACGCGGACCTTGACGTCCGCACGCACGGCCTGACGCTCTGGGACCTGGACCGTGAATGGCCCACCGGCGGATTCGGCGGAAAGCCGTCGCTGAAGTTCCGCACCATCCTCGGTGTGCTGCGTGATGCCTACTGCAGGACCACCGGCATCGAATACATGCACATCCAGGATCCCGAGGAGCGCCAGTGGTTCCAGGATGAGCTGGAGCACCCCTACTCCAAGCCCAGCCGGGAAGAGCAGTTCCGTATCCTTCACCGGTTGAACGCAGCCGAAGCATTCGAGACCTTCCTTCAGACCAAGTTCGTTGGCCAGAAGAGGTTCTCGCTTGAGGGCGGCGAGTCCCTTATCCCGCTGCTCGATGCAATCCTGTCCGACGCCGCCGACGACGGCCTGGACGAGGTAGCAATCGGCATGGCCCACCGCGGGCGCCTGAACGTACTGACGAACATCGCCGGCAAGACCTACGCCCAGGTGTTCCGCGAGTTCGAAGGCACCCAGGACCCTCGCTCAGTGCAGGGCTCGGGCGATGTGAAGTACCACCTCGGCACCGAGGGCACCTACACATCGGACAGCGGCAACGAGACCAAGGTCTACCTCGCGGCCAACCCGTCCCACCTCGAGGCTGTGGACTCGGTCCTCGAAGGTATTGTCCGCGCCAAGCAGGACCGCCTCGACCAGGGAGACAACTTCCCCGTCCTGCCGATCCTCGTGCACGGCGACGCCGCGTTCGCGGGACAGGGCGTGGTGGCGGAAACGCTCAACCTCTCCCAGCTTCGCGGTTACCGCACCGGCGGAACCATCCACATCATCGTGAACAACCAGGTCGGGTTCACCACCTCGCCCACCTCCTCGCGGTCCTCGGTCTACTCGACCGACGTTGCGAAGATGGTCCAGGCACCGATCTTCCACGTGAACGGTGACGATCCCGAGGCAGTGGTCCGCGTAGCGCAGCTTGCCTACCGGTTCCGGCAGCGCTTCAACAAGGACGTCGTCATCGACATGGTGTGCTACCGCAGGCGCGGGCACAACGAGGGCGACGACCCGTCGATGACCCAGCCCATGATGTACAACCTCATCGAAGCGAAGCGCTCGGTCCGCAAGCTGTACACCGAGGCCCTCATCGGGCGCGGCGACATCAGCCAGGAAGAGGCGGAGCAGGCGTTGCGCGACTACCAGGAGCGCCTGGAGCGTGTCTTCGCTGAGACGCACGCGGCCCAGACCTCGCCGATCCCGGTTGTCACCAAGGACGCCGCTGCCATCTCCGACATCGAGCGCCCCATCGCCCAGCGCACCGACAACGGTGTGGGCGTCCCGGCAAGCACGGCCATCACCGCTGAAACCCTTGCGCACATCGGCAAGGCACACGTGAACTTCCCAGAAGGATTCACGGTGCACCCGAAGCTCAAGGCGCTGCTGGAGAAGCGCGAGCAGATGTCACGGGAAGGCGGAATCGACTGGGGCTTCGGCGAGATCGCTGCATTCGGCTCGCTCCTGATGGAGGGCGTCCCCGTGCGCCTCGCCGGACAGGACTCCCGCCGCGGCACCTTCGTTCAGCGCCACGCCGTCTTCCATGACCGCGCCAACGGCAACGAGTGGCTGCCGCTGGGAGATCTCAGCGAGGGCCAGGCCAAGTTCTGGATCTACGACTCCCTGCTCTCCGAGTACGCCGCCCTCGGCTTCGAATACGGCTACTCGGTCGAACGCCCGGACGCACTGGTTCTGTGGGAAGCGCAGTTCGGTGACTTCGTGAATGGCGCGCAGACCATCATTGACGAGTTCATCACCTCGGCCGAGCAGAAGTGGGGCCAGCGATCCTCGCTGGTCGTCATGCTGCCGCACGGCTACGAAGGACAGGGACCGGACCACTCGTCTGCGCGGATCGAGCGATTCCTGCAGATGTGCGCCGAGGACAACATGGTCGTGGCAAACCCCACCAGCGCTGCCTCGCACTTCCATCTCCTCCGTCGTCAGGCATACAGCCGCCCGCGGAAGCCGCTCATCATCTTCACGCCCAAGCAGCTCCTGCGGCTGAAGGCAGCAGCAAGCAGCGTCGAAGACTTCACGCAGGGCAGCTTCCAGCCGGTCATCAAGGACACCGCGGGTCTGAATCCTGCAGATGTCACCAGGGTGCTGCTGGTCTCGGGCCGGCTGTACTACGACCTGGCCGCGGCCCGGACGAAGACCGGCGACACCTCCACCGCGATCGTAAGGGTGGAGCAGCTCGCACCGCTGCCCGTGGACGAGATTAAGGCTGCTGTCGCTGCCTACCCCAACGCGGATCTTGTATGGGCGCAGGACGAGCCGGCGAACCAGGGACCTTGGCCTTTCATCGGGCTGAACCTGCCGCAGCATCTTGACCGTCAGCTGCAGCTGGTCTCCCGCCCGGCATCGGCCTCGACCGCAACCGGTTCTGCCAAGCACCACGCGGTGGAGCAGGAAATCCTCATCAAGAAGGCATTCAACCGCAGCTAGCGCAGGAACGCCCCGAAACGTTGGTGGGCAGGGTCAGCTACGACCCTGCCCACTTCCGTTTCTGTAGGGTGGCATAGGAACGTCGTAATGACGTAAACCGGACAAAGCAACCAGAGGTGAACAGTGGAACAGCGCAGAATCAGGCTTGCCGCCGTCGGAGACGAGCTTCTCGCGGGGTTGGGCGATCCGCGCGCGCTCGGCTGGTTCGGCAGGGTTCTGGCGAGGACCTCGTCGGATGGCGCAGTTCTCGAGCCCTTCGGCCTGCCCGCCCCAGGAGAGGGAACCGAGGCGTTGGCGTCGCGGTGGCTGGAGGAAGCTGGGCGGCGATTCGCGCCCGACGCGGAGAACCGTCTGCTGATTGCTCTCTCGGACAGGGACCTGGACCTGGACATTTCCACGGCCCGGAGCAGGCTGAACCTGGCTAACATTTTGGACGGTGCGGCCCAGATGAGCATCAAGGTGCTCGTTGTGGGACCGCCGCCGGGACTCGACCCGGAGCGGAACAGGCGCCTGGCCGATCTGTCGGCCGCGTTCGCCGACGTGACAACCCGCCGCAAGCATGTCTACGTCGACACCTTCACCCCGCTGCATGCCCACGAGCAGTGGCGCTCGGACCTGGCTGCCAACGGCGGTGCTCCCGGGCAGGCCGGCTACGGCCTTATGGCCTGGCTGGTCCTACACCGCGGCTGGTTCCAGTGGTTGGAGATTCCCGCGCCGGCCTGAGTCTGGGTCGTGGGGGCGCATTCCTGCCTACCCATTGCCTTGCACCAAATCGAGATATATCGTGTTCTTGCTCGCGATATATCTCGATTTGATAAGAGGCAGCAGAATGGACAGGAACTCCTGGCGTATCGAATCGCCGACCACACTCGAAGTCGACGGCGTCCTATCCCTTCGCGCAGGCATCGTCGCAGGACGCATCGACGTGATAGTGCACGACGAGGCGGTCACCCGCATTGAAGTCTCAGAACTTACGGGCCGCCCGGTCGAGATTTCTTTGAAGGACGGAAAGCTCGAACTGACCCACAATTCCAGTGGCGGCTTGCTCGGTTTCTCAAGCGCGGTGCTGGCGGGAAGACCGAAGGAGTCGTCGGTGATCAGCATTGCTGTTCCGGCCGGAACAGACGTCGCCCTACGCACGGTCAGCGGAGACTGCCTGTCCTGCGGCACAGCCGACACATCACTGGATACAGTCTCCGGCTCTCTTCTGGCGGACGATACCTCCGGCATGCTGAGGGTGAGA of Arthrobacter sp. JZ12 contains these proteins:
- a CDS encoding multifunctional oxoglutarate decarboxylase/oxoglutarate dehydrogenase thiamine pyrophosphate-binding subunit/dihydrolipoyllysine-residue succinyltransferase subunit, which produces MPQQPNHRLPEEFGGNEWLVDELYEQFRQDRNSVDKRWWSLFESFDADSAGAENGRHAAQQTAPSTNPNPPTRELPVVGTEKNEPKASGESPAATQASGTPPVAKEAPAAKPASAQPAEAKPAAAKPAAKAESKPEKAPIPAQLPKSDLSPEMEEDTVTVLRGPAKAIATNMDMSLTVPTATSVRAVPAKLLIDNRVVINNHLERARGGKVSFTHIIGYAIIRALAQFPSQNVYYDVIDGKPAAVQPAHVNFGLAIDMPKPDGSRLLVVPNIKKAETMNFSEFWHAYEDLVKRARAGKLGADDYAGTTVSLTNPGGIGTVHSVPRLSKGQACIIGAGALEYPAEFQGASEKTLAQHAISKTITLTSTYDHRVIQGAGSGEFLRIIHKLLLGEQNFYDEIFESLRIPYEPVRWSADIQVDPMDEINKVARIQQLIHAYRVRGHLMADTNPLEYVQRKHADLDVRTHGLTLWDLDREWPTGGFGGKPSLKFRTILGVLRDAYCRTTGIEYMHIQDPEERQWFQDELEHPYSKPSREEQFRILHRLNAAEAFETFLQTKFVGQKRFSLEGGESLIPLLDAILSDAADDGLDEVAIGMAHRGRLNVLTNIAGKTYAQVFREFEGTQDPRSVQGSGDVKYHLGTEGTYTSDSGNETKVYLAANPSHLEAVDSVLEGIVRAKQDRLDQGDNFPVLPILVHGDAAFAGQGVVAETLNLSQLRGYRTGGTIHIIVNNQVGFTTSPTSSRSSVYSTDVAKMVQAPIFHVNGDDPEAVVRVAQLAYRFRQRFNKDVVIDMVCYRRRGHNEGDDPSMTQPMMYNLIEAKRSVRKLYTEALIGRGDISQEEAEQALRDYQERLERVFAETHAAQTSPIPVVTKDAAAISDIERPIAQRTDNGVGVPASTAITAETLAHIGKAHVNFPEGFTVHPKLKALLEKREQMSREGGIDWGFGEIAAFGSLLMEGVPVRLAGQDSRRGTFVQRHAVFHDRANGNEWLPLGDLSEGQAKFWIYDSLLSEYAALGFEYGYSVERPDALVLWEAQFGDFVNGAQTIIDEFITSAEQKWGQRSSLVVMLPHGYEGQGPDHSSARIERFLQMCAEDNMVVANPTSAASHFHLLRRQAYSRPRKPLIIFTPKQLLRLKAAASSVEDFTQGSFQPVIKDTAGLNPADVTRVLLVSGRLYYDLAAARTKTGDTSTAIVRVEQLAPLPVDEIKAAVAAYPNADLVWAQDEPANQGPWPFIGLNLPQHLDRQLQLVSRPASASTATGSAKHHAVEQEILIKKAFNRS
- a CDS encoding metal ABC transporter solute-binding protein, Zn/Mn family, which gives rise to MRIKSARTTTALAAAAIFPLALAGCGQQAQGSADSGAEGIQVVTSTNVYGDIVTAVGGEHVEVTSIVNSLSQDPHSYEATVQDKLAVSKADLIVENGGGYDPFLHSLADEVDLDHEFIVSAVDVAGVIPEEESHGEDAHAEESHGEDANAEESHDEAHGHEGHDHGAFNEHVWYKLDAMADLAGVVGEKLAALDPENAETYESNAASFAGELDELLERAESLTAVADGQAVAATEPVPAYLLEAAGLENRTPADYTEAIEEGADVPVAALKEMKELVQGGSVALLAYNEQTEGPQTQAVRSAADAASVPVVNFTETLPDGEDYVSWMSANLDNIADVLNS
- a CDS encoding nitroreductase family protein, producing MEFLDVVFNRKTTNGPFLPDPVSQEHQRLLMRAAGAAPSQLNSQPWRFVIVEDTATIGQIAAISGESMTRVMAEGTFFERYKRYFRFSEAEMDERRDGMLFDQLPALLRPFTKRVFTPSGQTLMNKLRVPQTLGEENRKLVAGSPMLLGVLLDRAEYRPGELSGFYSVFSMGAAMENLWLTTVELGMGIQFVSFPMEVPANWMRVQSILGVPEDLELMAVYRLGYVPQKQRRPAIDWSSRERKRPSQYVFRDTCATPQQGWD
- a CDS encoding hemolysin family protein — its product is MEWFYLLAGLLLILGTGFFVAVEFALVALDQTYVQRAVDQGDKHAEPLLRCLKSLSTQLSSCQLGITLTTLLTGYVMEPSVGRLLEAPLASVGVPEALTGSVSLTVAMILATLLSMLIGELVPKNMAIALPFKVGKALARPQLIFTGIFKPAIVVLNGFSNRVLHLFGLEAKEEISGARTPSELASLVRRSAELGTLDQGTATFLARTFSFSERTAADVMTPRIRMEVVESDQTVADVVELARRTGFSRFPLIGDSPDDIRGVVHVKKAVAVPRSRRSELAAGTIMTDVLRVPETVHLDSLLSELREANLQLAVVLDEYGGTAGVVTLEDLVEEIVGEVADEHDKLKPGVLQSAAGNWFFPGIMRPDEVSDQVPHLSVPDDAGYETVGGFIMSVLGRIAQVGDRVDVTGGFLEVERMDGRRIDRVRFVPVEPEGADASDAGAPAAGGAR
- a CDS encoding hemolysin family protein, whose product is MSDWMGILWLVVLLIGNAFFVGAEFAVMSARRSQIEPLAEEGSKRARTTLWAMEHVSLMLACAQLGITVCSLLILQVAEPAIHHLMVVPLEAIGLPETLADGVAFGIALALVTFLHVTFGEMVPKNISVSVADKAALFLAPPLVMVAKVVHPVISTLNWTANHILRVMRVQPKDEVTSSFTLEEVQSIVQESTRHGLVDDDAGIISSALEFSGQTAATVMVPLDELVTLSTDTTPEEFEKAVGRTGFSRFVLADEGHNLTGYMHMKDVMTIPDVAYQRPITENKVRTLANLGMDDEIEDALAVMQRTGSHLARVLTPDGKTQGVLFLEDVIEQLVGEIRDATQSQGLRRTGESLHEGSGLRPAGGH
- a CDS encoding GDSL-type esterase/lipase family protein; the protein is MEQRRIRLAAVGDELLAGLGDPRALGWFGRVLARTSSDGAVLEPFGLPAPGEGTEALASRWLEEAGRRFAPDAENRLLIALSDRDLDLDISTARSRLNLANILDGAAQMSIKVLVVGPPPGLDPERNRRLADLSAAFADVTTRRKHVYVDTFTPLHAHEQWRSDLAANGGAPGQAGYGLMAWLVLHRGWFQWLEIPAPA
- a CDS encoding GuaB1 family IMP dehydrogenase-related protein, whose translation is MRFINTPTTDLTYSDVFLVPSSSEVISRFDVDLATDDGTGTTIPLVVANMTAVTGRRMVETVARRGGLAVLPQDIPTHVISEVTQWVKQRHLIFETPLKLQPDNTVIDALHLINKRAHGAVMVVDENNACIGVVRAADCEGVDRFASLESVMRTRPLTLDAELFSADRDSALQQAFEELDAAGTSLAAVSRGGELAGVITRKGALRSTIYQPATDSEGRLRVAAAVGINGDVAAKAAELLEAGVDVLVVDTAHGHQRKMLDALKAVAALDPSVPIVAGNVVSADGVRDLVEAGASIIKVGVGPGAMCTTRMMTAVGRPQFSAVYECSQAAAEMGAHVWADGGVRYPRDVALALAAGASQVMIGSWFAGTYESPGDLQTDSQGRQYKESFGMASARAVQNRTRRDDVFARARKGLFEEGISTSTMYLDPSRPGVEDLLDMITAGVRSSMTYAGARSLAEFRERAIVGVQSAAGYEEGRPLQQSW